One Streptomyces sp. NBC_01142 DNA segment encodes these proteins:
- a CDS encoding IS110 family transposase, translated as MLFVGDDWAQDHHDVELMDATGRRLSKARLPEGVAGIERLHAMIGAELGEDSKAEVVIGIETDRGPWVQALIAAGYTVYAVNPLQASRYRERLAVSGAKSDAADAHMLADMVRTDSHQLRPVSGDTADAEAVKVVTRIHKTLIWERTRTMQRLRHALLDYFPAALEAFEDLDAPDVLELLAKAPDPVTAAKLTTTQISAVLKRARRRNIADKATKIQAVLRAKHLGQPAAVTAAYADSVRALVALMVTLNEQVNFLHRQVEDFFGQHPDAEIIRSQPGLGPILSARVLAEFGDDPHRYASAKARKNYAGTSPITRASGRKKVVTARYVRNDRLIDALIAQAFSALRASAGARAYYERQRARGIEFNAALRQLANRLVGILHGCLKAGTPYDEATAWSQRAHALAA; from the coding sequence TTGCTGTTCGTTGGGGACGACTGGGCCCAGGACCACCACGACGTCGAGCTGATGGACGCCACAGGTCGCCGGCTGTCCAAGGCTCGGCTGCCGGAAGGCGTGGCGGGCATCGAGCGATTGCACGCGATGATCGGGGCCGAGCTCGGCGAGGACAGCAAGGCCGAGGTGGTGATCGGGATCGAGACCGATCGGGGCCCGTGGGTGCAGGCGCTGATCGCCGCGGGCTACACGGTGTACGCGGTCAACCCGCTGCAGGCTTCCCGGTATCGGGAACGCTTGGCGGTGTCGGGGGCCAAGAGTGACGCGGCCGACGCGCACATGCTCGCCGACATGGTGCGCACCGACTCCCACCAACTGCGCCCGGTTTCCGGGGACACTGCCGACGCTGAAGCGGTCAAGGTGGTAACGCGCATTCACAAGACCCTGATCTGGGAGCGGACCCGCACCATGCAGCGGCTGCGGCACGCCCTGCTCGACTACTTCCCCGCCGCCTTGGAGGCGTTCGAGGACCTGGACGCCCCCGACGTCTTGGAGCTGCTGGCCAAAGCGCCTGATCCGGTCACCGCAGCGAAGCTGACGACCACACAGATCAGTGCGGTCCTCAAGCGCGCTCGCCGACGCAACATCGCCGACAAGGCCACCAAGATCCAGGCCGTCCTGCGTGCCAAACACCTGGGCCAGCCCGCCGCTGTGACCGCGGCCTACGCTGACTCGGTGCGCGCTCTTGTCGCGCTGATGGTCACCTTGAACGAGCAGGTCAACTTCCTGCACCGGCAGGTCGAGGACTTCTTCGGCCAGCACCCGGACGCTGAGATCATCCGCTCCCAGCCCGGACTGGGCCCGATACTCAGCGCCCGGGTCCTCGCAGAATTCGGCGACGACCCGCACCGCTACGCCAGTGCGAAGGCCCGTAAGAACTATGCAGGCACCAGCCCGATCACCCGCGCCTCCGGCAGGAAGAAGGTCGTGACCGCCCGGTACGTCCGTAATGACCGGCTCATCGACGCCCTTATCGCCCAGGCCTTCTCCGCACTGCGGGCCTCCGCCGGAGCCAGGGCCTACTACGAGCGGCAACGAGCTCGCGGCATCGAATTCAATGCCGCTCTGCGCCAACTCGCCAACCGGCTCGTCGGCATCCTGCACGGCTGTCTCAAAGCCGGTACACCGTACGACGAGGCGACAGCTTGGTCCCAGCGAGCCCACGCACTCGCCGCGTGA
- a CDS encoding ferredoxin: MTLYFDPVAILGKDRDAFRGRWEDRLWLNVPGPFYGGETDTCWTGRLSAPAHVLYGGEYLSEYVYRQPRTPADTALLVEAADNDPFLGYGCDGDSRWIPETVREWWRNRSQVVQYLSDQRSKWDESDAWAGQGIAAAVRDFELYIAGDLATDLRIYLYWLEERRSPTPVDRLPEL, from the coding sequence GTGACGCTCTACTTCGACCCGGTGGCCATCCTCGGCAAGGACCGCGATGCCTTTCGGGGCCGTTGGGAAGACCGACTGTGGCTCAACGTCCCCGGGCCCTTCTACGGCGGGGAGACCGACACCTGCTGGACGGGACGGCTTTCGGCACCCGCTCACGTCCTCTATGGGGGCGAGTACCTCAGCGAGTACGTCTATCGCCAGCCCAGAACGCCTGCGGACACGGCCCTGCTGGTCGAGGCGGCAGACAACGACCCGTTCCTCGGGTACGGCTGTGATGGCGACTCGCGATGGATACCGGAAACGGTCCGGGAGTGGTGGCGTAACCGCAGCCAGGTCGTGCAGTACCTGTCCGATCAGCGGAGCAAATGGGATGAGAGCGATGCCTGGGCAGGCCAGGGCATAGCCGCTGCCGTCCGCGACTTCGAGCTCTACATCGCCGGTGACCTGGCAACTGACCTGCGGATCTACCTCTACTGGCTGGAAGAGCGGCGGTCCCCCACACCCGTTGACCGGTTGCCCGAGCTGTAG
- a CDS encoding tryptophan synthase subunit alpha, whose product MILPDLPIEEADAWLTAAQHVGLHTVFVVAPSTTDARLAHICAAASGMLYAPAVAGVTGSTSPLHGALPAFVQRLRAATDLPIGVGIGISTPAQAPIVSRIADVTIVGSVLIRTMDAAHGPRQQADATVNLARTLSARLRRPDTPRAAA is encoded by the coding sequence GTGATCCTGCCTGACCTGCCGATCGAAGAAGCCGACGCGTGGCTCACTGCTGCCCAACATGTCGGCCTGCACACGGTGTTCGTTGTCGCACCCTCGACAACCGACGCCCGCCTCGCCCACATCTGCGCCGCCGCCAGCGGCATGCTCTACGCCCCCGCCGTCGCCGGAGTCACCGGCTCCACAAGCCCCCTCCACGGCGCGCTCCCCGCCTTCGTGCAGCGCCTGCGGGCCGCGACCGACTTGCCCATCGGCGTCGGCATCGGCATATCCACCCCCGCCCAGGCCCCGATCGTCAGTCGCATCGCCGACGTCACCATCGTGGGATCCGTTCTCATCCGCACCATGGACGCGGCACACGGGCCCCGTCAGCAGGCCGACGCTACGGTCAACCTCGCGCGCACCCTCAGCGCCCGACTCCGTCGCCCAGACACCCCGCGGGCCGCTGCATGA
- a CDS encoding tryptophan synthase subunit alpha, protein MNATWRGTSPPPEGPAPGAPARFDQVLARARADNRAALATYLPAGYPNQAQSLRILHRLAGVTDVIELGWPFSEPTLDGPVIQRAGAQSLAGGFRVRHLLEIIRSLATSPASVLVMAYFPPLFKYGPSRA, encoded by the coding sequence ATGAACGCGACTTGGCGCGGCACAAGCCCTCCACCGGAAGGACCCGCGCCCGGCGCGCCCGCGCGATTCGACCAGGTGCTCGCGCGCGCCCGTGCCGACAACCGGGCGGCCCTGGCCACCTACCTGCCCGCGGGCTACCCCAACCAGGCCCAAAGCCTGCGGATCCTGCACCGCCTCGCCGGTGTCACCGACGTGATCGAACTCGGCTGGCCGTTCAGCGAGCCCACGCTCGACGGCCCAGTGATCCAGCGTGCCGGCGCCCAGTCGCTCGCCGGCGGATTCCGCGTCCGGCATCTCCTGGAGATCATCCGGTCCCTGGCCACGTCACCGGCGAGCGTGCTCGTGATGGCGTACTTCCCCCCGCTGTTCAAGTACGGGCCGAGCCGCGCGTGA